The window AAAATATATTGAGATCGTTTGAAAAACGTGGATGTGAACTCACTGTATTTCCATTTGGAACAACTGCCGAAGAGATACTGAAACATGACCTAGACGGTCTTTTCCTGTCAAATGGTCCTGGAGATCCTGCTGATCTTACAGACACAGTAAACGAGATAAAAAAAATAGTAGGTAAAATGCCTCTTATAGGTATCTGTCTAGGGCATCAGCTTCTGGCATGGGCTCTAGGAGGAAGCACAGTAAAACTAAAATACGGGCACAGAGGTGGAAATCATCCTGTAAAGGACCTTCAGAAAAACAAGATTTTTATCACGGCTCAAAACCACGGCTATGTGGTAGATAAAATGCCAGAAGGTGTAGAGGTCACTCATGTGAATCTAAATGACAACTCTGTAGAGGGAATGAAAAGTGATGAACTGAAAGTAATGAGCATCCAGTATCACCCTGAAGCTTGTCCCGGACCTGAGGATTCTGGATATATCTTTGATGATTTTCTAAAAGCTATAGATAAATAAAAAAATTAAAAGAAAAGTCGGACAGATATTTTTAGATAGATCAGATAAACTCATATTTTAGGAGGAAACTATGTTAGATAAATCAATAAAGAAAACCCTTGTAATCGGATCTGGGCCTATAGTGATAGGTCAGGCGGCGGAGTTTGATTATTCAGGAACTCAAGCTTGCGAAGCCTTAAAGCAGGAGGGTATAGAGGTTGTACTTATAAACTCAAACCCTGCAACTATAATGACAGACAGAGCAGTTGCAGACAGGATTTACATAGAGCCTATTACCATAGAATTTGTAGAAAAGGTGATAAAAAAAGAAAGACCTGATTCCATATTGGCTGGAATGGGTGGACAGACTGCCTTGAATATAGCGGTTGAACTTTATGACAGCGGAATTTTAGATAAATATAATGTAAAAGTAATAGGAACTCCCATCGATTCCATAAAAAGAGGAGAGGACAGAGACCTATTTAGAGATGCAATGAAAAAAATAGGGGAACCTACCATCGAGAGTAAGATAGTTGAAAACCTAAAGGATGGTCTAGAATTTGCAGCCCAGATAGGTTATCCTCTTGTAGTTAGACCTGCATATACTTTAGGAGGATCAGGAGGAGGAATAGCCAACGATCCTCAGGAACTAGAAGACATACTTCTTAAAGGTCTAAAGCTTTCAAGGGTAGGACAGGTTTTAGTAGAAAAGTCTATCTTAGGTTGGAAAGAGGTAGAGTATGAAGTAATCAGAGACGAGAATGGAAACTGTATCACAGTGTGTAATATGGAAAACATTGACCCAGTGGGAATACATACAGGAGACTCTATAGTTGTGGCTCCATCTCAGACTCTTTCTGATAAAGAGTATCAGATGCTTAGAACTTCATCTATAAAAATAATAAATGAGATCGGTGTAATCGGTGGATGCAACGTTCAGTTTGCCCTTCATCCAAAGTCGTTTAAGTATGCGATTATAGAGATTAACCCAAGAGTTTCAAGATCCTCAGCCCTTGCATCAAAAGCCACAGGATATCCTATTGCAAGAGTTGCCACAAAACTTTCTCTTGGTTATACCCTAGATGAGGTAAAAAATGAAGTTACAGGTCAGACCTATGCATGTTTCGAGCCTGCACTTGACTACTGTGTAGTAAAGATACCTAAGTGGCCATTTGATAAATTTAAGAAAGCAGACAGAAAACTCGGAACTAAGATGATGGCAACAGGAGAGATCATGGCTATCGGAAATAATTTTGAGGCGGCCTTCTTAAAAGGGATAAGATCCCTGGAAATAGGTCAGTATAATATGGAGCATCCTGTAGCTAAGAAAATGTCAATCAGAGAGCTCAAAAATGCCGTAATGAGACCTGATGACGAGAGAATATTTGTAGCAGCAGAGATGCTAAGACGTGGATATGTAAAGTCTAAACTCCAAAAGATTACCGGTATGGATAAGTTTTTCATGGAAAAAATAGAGTGGATAGTAAAACAGGAAGAACTTCTCAAAAGAAGTACTTTAAAAGATATGGATAAGCATACCCTAAGAAATTTAAAGAAAAAAGGTTTCTCTGATAAAGGAATAGCGGCTCTTATGAATGTCTCTGAGGCGGATATTGTCGCTAAGAGAAAAGAGCTTGATATCAGACCTGTATACAAGATGGTAGATACTTGTGCAGCAGAATTTGATGCAGTTTCATCTTACTATTATTCTACCTATGATATCTATGATGAAGTAACTGTTTCTGACAAAAGAAAAATACTTGTTGTTGGCTCTGGTCCAATAAGAATAGGCCAGGGAATAGAATTTGACTATTGTACGGTTCACAGTATAAAAGCCCTTCAGAAGATGGGAATAGAAACTATCATTATAAACAATAATCCTGAGACTGTATCTACTGACTTTTCTACTGCAGACAAGCTTTATTTTGAGCCACTTATTACAGAAGATGTAATGAATATAATCGAAAAAGAGCAGCCTGAAGGTGTGGTTCTTCAGTTTGGAGGACAGACAGCTATAAAACTTGCCAATGATCTAGCAGCAGCTGGGGTAAAGATAATAGGTACTTCTGCAGACAAGATCGATGAGGCAGAGGATAGAGAAAGATTTGAAGCAATGATGGAAAAACTAGATATAAAGAGACCAAAAGGAAGAGCTGTCTGGAAAATAGAGCCTGGAATAGAGATTGCAAATTCAGTGGGTTATCCTGTGCTTGTTAGACCTTCTTATGTTCTTGGAGGGCAGGGAATGGAAATCTGTCACGATGAATATAACCTTGTAAAATATCTCGAAGCTTCTTTTGACAGAGATCCTGAAAATCCAGTACTTATAGATAAATACCTAAATGGTATAGAGATAGAAATAGATGCAATATGTGATGGGGAAGATGTACTTATACCTGGAATAATGGAACATCTAGAAAGAGCTGGAGTTCACTCAGGGGATTCGATAACTGTTTATCCTTCTAAGAATCTTTATGAAGGTACAGAGGTAAAAATCTTAGACTATGCCAAGAAGATAGCTAAAGAGTTAGAGATAAGCGGAATGATGAATATTCAGTTTATAGCCTTTGAAAATGAGATATATGTAATAGAAGTAAACCCTAGATCATCTAGAACTGTTCCTTATATATCAAAGGTAACAGGAGTTCCTATGATAGAGCTGGCCACAAAAGTAATGTTAGGTGAAAAACTGGCAGATATGGAATATGGAACAGGAATCTATAAAAAACCAAATGTCTACGCTGTAAAAGTACCTGTGTTTTCAACAGAAAAACTTGGAAATGTAGAAGTTTCCCTAGGACCTGAGATGAAATCTACAGGTGAAGTATTAGGAGTGTCTGAAAGTCTAGATGAAGCTATCTACAAGGGACTTGTAGGTGGATACAGGCTGAGTCAGATAAAAAATAAAAATGTTCTTGTTACCATAAGAGATAAGGATAAAGAGGAGTTTTTACCTCTTGCAAAGAGACTTATAGGACAGGGATGTAAATTATTTTCTACAGTGGGAACTCAGAAATTCCTTGAGACACACGGAATCACTGCAGAAAAGGTAAATAAAATATCTGAGGAAAATCCAAATATTCTTGATAAACTTAAGAATAGAGAGATAGACCTGCTAATAAACACTGCAACTAAGGCCAATGACGCCATGAGAGATGGGTTCAGAATAAGAAGAACTGCAATTGAATATGGAGTGGAGGTTCTTACTTCCCTTGATACTTTAAATGCTATACTTAATATTATGGAGAAAAATATTCATCTGAACAAAGAACTCAAAGTGTATGACATATCACAAATATAAAACTTAAGAAATAATCCATTAAAGAAGGGTGATCCAGGTAGAAAAACTACTTGAGGATCACCCTTTTTAATGAAGAATTGCAGTTTAATAATTTTGTTTTAATTTAATAATTCTGATGCAATAAGCTCTAAGACCTGGGTTTCCCTTTCAATGGAAAGTCCCATTTTTTCATCTTTTTTTGATATTACTTCTTTATTATGAGCAATAGCCTCGTGGATATCGATCCAAAGTGCACTCATCCCGTTTTTGATCTCATAATCTTCTAAGCTTGATGTTCCCAATTCGTCAGCAATGCTACAAATATAAAAGTGAGAAGTCATATGCATAAAGTCAAAGTCATCATAATGAACAGGTCTAAATTCTTCGTAAATGCCATAGTGACCGTCAACCTCTATATCTCTTGCACCTGTCTCTTCAACAAGCTCTCTTTTCAGTCCTTCTATCAGGTCCTCATGGGGTTCTACTCCACCTCCTGGAAAGCTGTAGTCATTGTATCTTTTTGTGTATAGCATCAGAATTTTTGAATCTTTTAAAACAATCCCTCTTGCAGCTATTCTTCTATAGGGATTTCCATCTAAACTGTTCAGACTATTGTGAACAGATTTTTTTAATAATCTCATAAAGCACCTCTAAAATAAATTATTCATAATATTTAAATATTTTATCACAAAAAACAAAAAACTTCCAATTAAAGGGATTCTTGTAGGGGAATGTCATTATTTTGTTATATTGAGAAATTAATTGACATTATTATAGTTAGATATTGTTGAAAAATTTGGTTCAATTGTCCAAAATATTTTGTTATAATGTTATTTTAAATTAAAGTATTGAATTTATAGGGATTCGTTACTTTTCTCTTGAAAGAAAAGTAACCAAAAGTTCAAGAATTTTCAAATGTCTAGGAAGTAGATATTTCTTTTATCGCCTTTGTAAGCTACAGTCCTCGGTTCCCTGCGGAACTTATTCTGTAGGACGGCTTAGTCCAGGTTCTTTCCTGTATAAGCCCTGCGACTTGAAAATTCAAAAAATATAAAACCGTATGTTCTCTCTATAAGAAGCAAGCGCAAAGGTTTATCAAAGTTTTCTCACTCAAAAAGGGTTTTTAAGTTTTTGGCCATTGACAAAATCAGCGTTAAGAATAACCGCAGTAAAATTCTTAGAAAAAATCGACTGTATGAGCGTAGCGAGTTTCGAGTTTTTCTTGGATTTTCAAGGTTGTTTAGCTTATTTTTCACAGGACTTGATTTTTGGTTACTTTTCATCAAGGAAAAGTAACGGAACTTTGGATAAAGTCAGTAATTTATTTAAACCAGTAACTATATTTAAGTAAAAAAGCTCTAAATTAATTTTGGGGGTAAATT is drawn from Ilyobacter polytropus DSM 2926 and contains these coding sequences:
- the carB gene encoding carbamoyl-phosphate synthase large subunit; amino-acid sequence: MLDKSIKKTLVIGSGPIVIGQAAEFDYSGTQACEALKQEGIEVVLINSNPATIMTDRAVADRIYIEPITIEFVEKVIKKERPDSILAGMGGQTALNIAVELYDSGILDKYNVKVIGTPIDSIKRGEDRDLFRDAMKKIGEPTIESKIVENLKDGLEFAAQIGYPLVVRPAYTLGGSGGGIANDPQELEDILLKGLKLSRVGQVLVEKSILGWKEVEYEVIRDENGNCITVCNMENIDPVGIHTGDSIVVAPSQTLSDKEYQMLRTSSIKIINEIGVIGGCNVQFALHPKSFKYAIIEINPRVSRSSALASKATGYPIARVATKLSLGYTLDEVKNEVTGQTYACFEPALDYCVVKIPKWPFDKFKKADRKLGTKMMATGEIMAIGNNFEAAFLKGIRSLEIGQYNMEHPVAKKMSIRELKNAVMRPDDERIFVAAEMLRRGYVKSKLQKITGMDKFFMEKIEWIVKQEELLKRSTLKDMDKHTLRNLKKKGFSDKGIAALMNVSEADIVAKRKELDIRPVYKMVDTCAAEFDAVSSYYYSTYDIYDEVTVSDKRKILVVGSGPIRIGQGIEFDYCTVHSIKALQKMGIETIIINNNPETVSTDFSTADKLYFEPLITEDVMNIIEKEQPEGVVLQFGGQTAIKLANDLAAAGVKIIGTSADKIDEAEDRERFEAMMEKLDIKRPKGRAVWKIEPGIEIANSVGYPVLVRPSYVLGGQGMEICHDEYNLVKYLEASFDRDPENPVLIDKYLNGIEIEIDAICDGEDVLIPGIMEHLERAGVHSGDSITVYPSKNLYEGTEVKILDYAKKIAKELEISGMMNIQFIAFENEIYVIEVNPRSSRTVPYISKVTGVPMIELATKVMLGEKLADMEYGTGIYKKPNVYAVKVPVFSTEKLGNVEVSLGPEMKSTGEVLGVSESLDEAIYKGLVGGYRLSQIKNKNVLVTIRDKDKEEFLPLAKRLIGQGCKLFSTVGTQKFLETHGITAEKVNKISEENPNILDKLKNREIDLLINTATKANDAMRDGFRIRRTAIEYGVEVLTSLDTLNAILNIMEKNIHLNKELKVYDISQI
- a CDS encoding NUDIX hydrolase — translated: MRLLKKSVHNSLNSLDGNPYRRIAARGIVLKDSKILMLYTKRYNDYSFPGGGVEPHEDLIEGLKRELVEETGARDIEVDGHYGIYEEFRPVHYDDFDFMHMTSHFYICSIADELGTSSLEDYEIKNGMSALWIDIHEAIAHNKEVISKKDEKMGLSIERETQVLELIASELLN